In Alteracholeplasma palmae J233, a single genomic region encodes these proteins:
- a CDS encoding glycosyltransferase codes for MVIVFIIDNYKSLTNGTTMTAHRFALKLREQGHEVRIVTNDMIGQDIYTLKTNYIPIVSRVAAKQNISFAKADKKIIKQALEGADVVHALMPFKASRVAIKIAKKMGIPTTSAFHVQPENIVYGAGLKKFSSFFSKIIYKKFKRFFKKTQHVHCPSNFIAQELKKNKYPNQFHVISNGIDDSFIYKEKSIVSDKYELLMIGRFAPEKRQDIILKAISLSKYKDRIHLTLAGSGPTKNKLEKLAKKLNIDVTFGFYSKEDLIKTIQNQDLYIHAADVEIEAISCIEAIACGKVPVIADSKKSATPQFALDERSLFKQRNPKDLKDKIEYWLENEEERKNMEVLYALSSKKYTLTESVTKFESMLESAIFDHKSNKLAKTKLGKRIKKTVTKGKVFKLCILIFYYTVFPILMLYNKFCLKTKIKNKRNLKKVKGGAVLISNHVHTLDSVMSGLVAFPRKVLFTGMKYNLTRPIIGPIVRLFGTVPTPQSILENRIFFNEISKKARQGKYVHFFPEGELVKKDEKLREFKRGAFKVAVDSSVPIIPIRINFQDKKALFGNKIKKQITLNVGKPMFPDYSLNAKEALEKLKLESEEAMNDLI; via the coding sequence AGTTTTTATAATAGATAACTACAAAAGCCTAACCAACGGAACTACAATGACAGCACATCGCTTTGCCCTAAAATTAAGAGAGCAAGGTCATGAAGTTCGAATAGTAACAAACGATATGATAGGGCAAGATATATATACACTAAAAACTAATTATATTCCTATCGTAAGTAGAGTTGCGGCTAAACAAAATATATCATTTGCGAAAGCAGATAAAAAGATAATTAAACAGGCATTAGAAGGTGCTGATGTTGTTCATGCCTTAATGCCTTTTAAAGCATCCAGAGTAGCGATTAAAATAGCTAAAAAAATGGGAATACCTACAACAAGTGCATTCCACGTTCAGCCAGAAAATATAGTGTATGGTGCTGGATTGAAGAAGTTTAGCAGTTTTTTCTCTAAAATAATTTATAAAAAATTTAAAAGGTTTTTTAAAAAAACACAACATGTTCACTGCCCTTCTAATTTTATTGCACAGGAGCTAAAGAAGAATAAATATCCTAATCAGTTTCATGTTATTTCAAATGGTATTGATGATAGTTTTATTTATAAAGAGAAAAGTATTGTAAGTGATAAATATGAACTTTTAATGATTGGGAGATTCGCACCTGAAAAAAGACAGGACATTATCTTAAAAGCGATTAGTCTTAGCAAGTATAAAGATAGAATTCATCTAACTTTAGCAGGTTCTGGACCGACTAAAAATAAATTAGAAAAATTAGCTAAGAAACTAAATATTGATGTAACATTTGGATTTTATTCGAAAGAAGATTTAATTAAGACAATCCAAAACCAAGATTTATATATTCATGCGGCTGATGTTGAAATAGAAGCTATCTCATGTATAGAGGCAATCGCTTGTGGTAAAGTTCCAGTGATTGCTGATTCAAAAAAATCCGCAACCCCACAATTTGCACTAGATGAAAGAAGTCTGTTTAAGCAGCGTAATCCAAAAGATTTAAAAGATAAAATAGAATACTGGTTAGAAAACGAAGAAGAGCGTAAAAACATGGAAGTGTTATATGCGTTATCTAGTAAAAAATATACCTTGACAGAATCTGTTACTAAATTTGAATCTATGTTAGAAAGTGCTATTTTTGATCATAAAAGTAATAAACTAGCTAAAACTAAATTAGGTAAAAGAATTAAAAAAACAGTTACTAAAGGCAAAGTATTTAAACTTTGTATACTTATATTTTATTACACAGTCTTTCCAATTTTGATGCTTTATAATAAATTTTGTTTAAAAACAAAAATTAAAAATAAGCGTAACCTTAAGAAAGTAAAAGGTGGTGCGGTCCTCATCTCTAATCACGTACATACATTAGATTCTGTAATGTCAGGATTAGTAGCTTTCCCTAGAAAAGTTTTATTTACTGGGATGAAGTACAATTTAACAAGACCAATCATAGGACCTATCGTAAGACTATTTGGAACAGTACCCACCCCACAAAGTATTTTAGAAAATAGAATTTTCTTTAATGAAATCTCTAAAAAGGCTAGACAAGGCAAATATGTACATTTCTTTCCTGAAGGAGAACTCGTTAAAAAAGATGAAAAGTTAAGAGAATTTAAAAGAGGAGCATTTAAGGTTGCTGTAGATTCATCAGTGCCAATTATTCCTATTAGAATTAATTTCCAAGATAAAAAAGCCTTATTTGGAAATAAAATAAAAAAACAAATTACCTTGAATGTAGGTAAACCAATGTTTCCAGATTATAGTTTAAATGCTAAGGAAGCCTTAGAAAAGCTTAAATTAGAATCTGAAGAAGCAATGAATGATTTAATTTAA
- a CDS encoding glutamine--tRNA ligase/YqeY domain fusion protein yields the protein MENQSNFIKTIMEDDINSKKHDGIITRFPPEPNGFLHIGHARAIITNFELAKVFNGKTNLRYDDTNPSKEDDVYVKSILEDVRWLGYEPNNIYFASSYFQEMFDRAILLIKKGLAFVDDLTAEQMAEYRGNLLEPGKESPYRNRSVEENLELFMNMANGKYKEGEKVLRAKIDMKSPNMNLRDPAIYRISYAHHHNTKDKWCVYPMYDYAHPIEDAIEGITHSLCSLEFEDHRPLYDWVVKETEMPKIPRQIEFGRLGIENTVMSKRYLKFLVDQRLVTGWDDPRMPTLSGVRRRGYTPNALRNFILSTGLSKVNSTVSKDMLEAAIRDDLQNNAKRAMAIIDPLKVTITNYPEGQIEYLTVPYHSEKPELGEREIAFGRTIYIEKEDFLEEKPNKKFKRLSLNDEVRLFHAYFIKAYDVVKDQEGNIIEVLATYDKETKSGSGFDARKPNGTIHFVEQTTALEATFNFFDEMLDNDETKKLEDRFNSDSWHIVNGFVESSLKDVLDLEKFQFLRKGYFSVDQKEGKKLNFNEVVPLKSSYK from the coding sequence ATGGAAAATCAATCAAATTTTATTAAGACAATTATGGAAGACGATATTAATAGTAAAAAACATGATGGTATTATCACAAGATTCCCACCAGAACCAAATGGTTTTTTACATATAGGTCATGCTCGTGCAATCATTACCAATTTTGAGTTAGCTAAGGTATTTAACGGAAAAACAAATCTTCGCTATGATGACACAAACCCAAGTAAAGAAGATGATGTTTATGTTAAATCAATTTTAGAAGATGTAAGATGGTTAGGTTATGAACCTAATAATATATATTTTGCTTCTTCATATTTTCAAGAAATGTTTGATAGAGCAATTCTTTTAATTAAAAAAGGATTAGCATTTGTTGATGACTTAACAGCTGAACAAATGGCAGAATATCGTGGGAACTTACTAGAACCAGGAAAAGAATCACCTTATAGAAATAGAAGTGTTGAAGAAAACTTAGAATTATTTATGAATATGGCAAATGGTAAATATAAAGAAGGAGAAAAAGTTCTTAGAGCTAAAATTGATATGAAAAGCCCTAACATGAACTTAAGGGATCCTGCAATTTATCGTATTTCATATGCACATCACCATAATACAAAAGACAAATGGTGTGTTTATCCTATGTATGATTATGCTCATCCAATAGAAGATGCTATAGAAGGTATTACACATTCATTATGTTCGTTAGAGTTTGAAGATCATAGACCTTTATACGATTGGGTAGTAAAAGAGACTGAAATGCCAAAGATACCAAGACAAATAGAATTTGGTAGATTAGGGATTGAAAATACAGTGATGAGTAAACGATACTTAAAATTCTTAGTTGACCAAAGATTAGTGACAGGATGGGATGATCCTAGAATGCCTACATTATCTGGTGTAAGAAGAAGAGGGTATACACCAAATGCTTTAAGAAACTTTATTTTATCAACAGGATTATCAAAAGTAAACTCAACAGTTAGTAAAGATATGTTAGAAGCTGCTATTAGAGATGATTTACAAAATAACGCTAAACGTGCAATGGCTATTATTGATCCTTTAAAAGTAACGATTACTAATTATCCTGAAGGACAAATAGAATATTTAACAGTTCCTTATCATAGTGAAAAACCAGAATTAGGCGAAAGAGAAATTGCATTTGGTAGAACAATCTATATTGAAAAAGAAGACTTCTTAGAAGAAAAACCTAATAAGAAATTTAAAAGATTATCATTAAATGATGAAGTTAGATTATTTCATGCATACTTTATTAAAGCTTATGATGTTGTTAAGGACCAAGAAGGTAACATTATAGAAGTGCTTGCAACATATGATAAAGAAACAAAAAGTGGTAGTGGATTTGATGCAAGAAAACCTAATGGAACGATTCACTTTGTAGAACAAACAACAGCACTAGAAGCCACATTCAATTTCTTTGATGAGATGTTAGATAATGATGAAACAAAGAAATTAGAAGACAGATTCAACAGTGATTCATGGCACATAGTAAATGGCTTTGTAGAGTCAAGCTTAAAAGATGTTTTAGACTTAGAAAAATTCCAATTTTTAAGAAAAGGATACTTTAGTGTGGATCAAAAAGAAGGTAAAAAACTTAATTTTAATGAAGTAGTTCCACTTAAAAGTTCATATAAATAA
- a CDS encoding ATP-dependent helicase gives MHEEPWLLELNDKQKQAVTFTGGALYVVAGAGTGKTKTLTARIAYLIKYIGVPSHKILAVTFTNKAAREMKERIVDMVGPYAQGTWLYTFHAFGLQVLRQFIEELPYGYNTRFSILDDDDSKKIIKDVTKALNLDSKVYPVRSMRNKISTYKTEKSDVFEDENEKRIFKKYQESLRSGNVLDFDDLLIYTYELLMYHDHVREYLQNKFDYILVDEFQDTDKMQYSILSILADKHRNLFLVGDPDQSIYSFRGADYNNTKKFLTDFGSERYILDQNYRSTNNILEKANMLIKNNSNRPFNKELESNLGTGERVIFSKADSDYQEATIVSREIQRLIRSENYKYEDIAILYRNNSLSRLFEDSFIQMGIPYVVYGGISFYERKEIKDILAYIRVIVDPHQDFYLKRIINEPKRQLGQMTVAKIEEYAQAVGLSIFNAIDTVAVNKPTQERLKVFKALILEMRHEIENVGELKDIVNYVGNASGYIDMLKAEKDDISQDRIDNINELKSVFSQADSIYEGNNIEKLIQLLDQISLYTDLDKKDASDDVVKLSTFHQVKGLEFKVVFMVAQEEGIFPSQRSLFEADGLEEERRIAYVGVTRAKERLYLTYAQQRMMYGQIGMSTASRFIKEMQLAEENQRPYYNEVNTPLKTSQVTNNRFNPGEKVSHIVFGEGVVIRIDDDIATIAFSMPHGIKKLLQTHPSIKKIEK, from the coding sequence ATGCATGAAGAACCATGGCTTCTTGAACTGAATGATAAACAAAAACAAGCAGTCACCTTTACAGGTGGAGCACTTTATGTTGTTGCTGGTGCTGGAACAGGAAAAACAAAAACTTTGACTGCTAGAATTGCTTATTTAATTAAGTATATAGGGGTTCCCAGTCATAAAATACTAGCAGTTACTTTTACCAATAAAGCAGCTCGTGAAATGAAAGAAAGAATTGTTGATATGGTAGGACCTTATGCACAAGGGACTTGGCTATATACGTTTCATGCTTTTGGGCTACAAGTCTTAAGACAATTTATAGAAGAATTACCTTACGGTTATAATACAAGATTTAGTATTTTAGATGATGATGACTCTAAAAAAATCATTAAAGATGTCACTAAAGCACTTAACTTAGATAGCAAAGTCTATCCTGTAAGAAGTATGAGAAATAAAATATCTACATATAAGACAGAAAAATCTGATGTTTTTGAAGATGAGAATGAAAAAAGAATCTTTAAAAAATATCAAGAAAGTCTACGTAGTGGTAATGTTTTAGACTTTGATGATTTATTGATTTATACATATGAATTACTAATGTATCATGATCATGTAAGAGAGTATTTACAAAATAAATTTGATTATATTTTAGTAGATGAGTTTCAAGATACAGATAAGATGCAATATTCTATTTTAAGCATACTTGCTGATAAACATAGAAATCTATTTTTAGTAGGGGATCCTGATCAAAGTATTTATTCATTTAGAGGGGCAGACTATAATAACACTAAGAAATTTTTAACTGATTTTGGTAGTGAAAGATATATTTTAGATCAAAACTACCGTTCAACTAACAATATATTAGAAAAAGCAAATATGCTGATTAAAAATAATAGTAATAGACCATTTAATAAAGAATTAGAAAGTAATCTTGGAACAGGTGAAAGAGTTATATTCTCTAAAGCAGATAGTGATTACCAAGAAGCAACAATTGTCTCAAGAGAAATTCAAAGACTCATTCGTAGTGAAAACTATAAGTATGAAGATATTGCTATTCTTTATAGAAATAATTCATTAAGCCGCTTATTTGAAGATTCATTTATTCAAATGGGTATTCCATATGTTGTCTATGGTGGTATTTCTTTTTATGAAAGAAAAGAAATAAAAGATATTCTAGCATATATTAGAGTGATTGTAGATCCACATCAAGATTTTTATTTAAAAAGAATTATTAATGAACCTAAAAGACAATTAGGACAAATGACTGTTGCTAAGATAGAAGAATATGCCCAAGCAGTAGGTTTATCTATTTTTAATGCTATTGATACTGTAGCTGTTAATAAGCCAACCCAAGAAAGATTAAAGGTATTTAAAGCACTTATATTAGAAATGAGACATGAAATTGAAAATGTAGGTGAGTTAAAAGATATTGTTAATTATGTAGGTAATGCATCAGGTTATATTGATATGTTAAAAGCTGAAAAAGATGATATTAGTCAAGATAGAATAGATAATATCAACGAATTGAAATCAGTTTTTTCACAAGCAGACTCAATTTATGAAGGAAATAATATTGAAAAATTGATTCAATTATTAGATCAAATCTCATTATATACTGATCTTGATAAAAAAGATGCCTCTGATGATGTGGTTAAGTTATCCACTTTCCATCAAGTAAAAGGATTAGAATTTAAAGTTGTTTTTATGGTTGCTCAAGAAGAAGGTATCTTCCCTAGTCAACGATCTTTATTTGAAGCAGATGGATTAGAAGAAGAAAGAAGAATTGCTTATGTTGGTGTAACAAGGGCCAAGGAAAGATTATATTTAACCTATGCTCAACAAAGAATGATGTATGGTCAAATAGGCATGTCAACGGCATCAAGATTTATAAAAGAAATGCAGTTAGCAGAAGAAAACCAAAGACCTTATTATAATGAAGTAAATACACCTTTAAAAACAAGCCAGGTTACAAACAATAGATTTAATCCTGGAGAAAAGGTGTCTCATATAGTGTTTGGTGAAGGGGTTGTGATTAGAATAGATGATGATATCGCAACAATCGCATTTTCTATGCCACATGGTATTAAAAAATTATTACAAACACATCCTTCTATTAAAAAAATAGAAAAATAA